A genomic region of Brevibacillus sp. JNUCC-41 contains the following coding sequences:
- a CDS encoding efflux RND transporter permease subunit → MEFFTKWSFKNKAAVSLVTIFILLIGVVSYFKLPMEFLPSADNPQVTIITMGQGTDSKTMEAQVTEPIERAVTGVKGKSSIYSTTGDGFSKVDLFFEAGSDMKQAKLDVQEALGSVALPQSMAKPTVTQLNTSMIPISFVSVTFKDGLTAENIDFTKKELEPLYKDIKGVSDVQTFGVSQSVLSVKVDNEELAKKKVSIQDVMNVLNGQNAALAVGEKVIDGKASNIKVIGDLTSIEKLKALKVTPNVKLAEIAKVEEAKDGNLISRFNGKESIDLSIIKDSQSNAVTISKEVEKVAKKINEKYSDQKSIIYLSTADMVETSVQTMVKEVLLGALFATIVIMVFLRNVRSTFITIVSIPLSLGFTLFLLSLSGVTLNILTLGGVAVAIGRLVDDSIVVIENIFRKMQQEKISIELVMDATKEVGVAITASTLTTVAVFLPVALLNGGLQEFLLPFALTVTYSLLASLIVALTVVPLMSAGLLKRTKLPKHRPAKRFTKLVTWSLNHKWVVLIIAMLLFVGSIGTYFAMPKGAIDNSSADYVSVTLTYPNDQPYEKVKEKAIELEETMQDMGEVDNIFMQLGNSAESAQYGEVTSPTEAIFGILVKDKANVDSILKKMEKEQENYPDAKLTAQASSFMMGASKTNITIDVVGSNVEDLELTANKVKESIQDIKGIEEVTTNQDEKKTIYSFKVDPAKGNTEQIGQQLGIMLNKTPIGNITLQDKQTPVVLEPILDPKKPEDLKNIPIMTDGGLAPVSKVASLKSEESATTQFHKDGETYLQLNATVDPAKLSDIASKINLEIFGDKEKNKGLDIPNDVDILVGGASAQQTDDFSDLFLTMLISIGIVFLIMVITFKSIKAPIAILFSLPFAAIGAVLGLVISRIPVDITALLGALMLIGVVVTNAIVLLDRVKQNEEKMIIRDAIVEATATRFRPIIMTAVATICAMLPLLYKKAETGSLVSQSLAIVVIGGLAVSTLLTLIVIPCIYELLHYKKSKKQRKKKREPVNEQIEM, encoded by the coding sequence GTGGAGTTTTTTACTAAGTGGTCGTTTAAGAACAAGGCTGCCGTTTCATTGGTAACCATATTTATTTTGTTGATAGGAGTTGTCAGTTATTTTAAGCTGCCGATGGAATTTTTACCATCTGCTGATAATCCACAAGTTACGATTATCACAATGGGGCAGGGCACCGATTCGAAAACGATGGAAGCACAAGTTACAGAACCTATTGAAAGAGCGGTCACTGGAGTTAAGGGAAAGAGTTCCATATACTCCACAACGGGAGACGGGTTTTCAAAAGTAGATCTATTCTTTGAAGCCGGATCGGATATGAAGCAAGCAAAACTTGATGTTCAAGAGGCTTTAGGCAGTGTAGCTTTGCCACAAAGCATGGCAAAGCCTACTGTTACACAGTTAAATACATCTATGATTCCCATTTCATTTGTTTCCGTTACTTTTAAGGATGGATTAACAGCTGAAAATATAGACTTTACCAAGAAAGAATTAGAGCCTCTGTATAAAGATATTAAAGGGGTTTCCGATGTACAGACATTTGGAGTTTCCCAATCCGTTCTTTCGGTCAAGGTGGATAATGAAGAATTGGCTAAAAAGAAAGTCTCCATTCAAGATGTCATGAACGTACTTAACGGTCAGAATGCAGCTTTGGCCGTAGGTGAAAAAGTGATTGATGGGAAGGCAAGTAACATCAAGGTTATCGGGGATTTAACAAGTATTGAAAAATTAAAAGCGTTAAAGGTCACCCCGAACGTCAAACTTGCAGAGATAGCAAAAGTTGAAGAAGCGAAGGATGGCAACCTCATCAGTCGTTTTAATGGAAAGGAAAGCATTGATTTAAGCATTATCAAGGACAGTCAATCAAATGCTGTCACAATCAGTAAAGAGGTTGAAAAAGTAGCGAAAAAAATTAATGAAAAGTATAGCGACCAGAAATCGATCATTTATTTATCTACAGCTGATATGGTGGAGACTTCCGTTCAGACGATGGTAAAAGAAGTTCTGCTGGGAGCGCTATTCGCCACGATTGTAATCATGGTCTTTTTACGGAATGTACGATCTACATTCATTACAATCGTATCCATACCGCTATCTCTTGGCTTTACGTTATTTTTGCTGTCATTGTCGGGAGTGACGCTGAACATTTTGACGCTGGGCGGTGTAGCTGTAGCGATCGGGCGCTTGGTGGACGATAGTATTGTTGTTATTGAAAATATTTTCCGGAAAATGCAGCAGGAGAAGATTTCAATTGAATTGGTGATGGATGCAACGAAAGAAGTGGGAGTGGCGATAACAGCTTCAACCCTTACGACTGTAGCCGTTTTCCTTCCGGTTGCCTTATTGAATGGAGGGCTTCAAGAGTTTCTTCTTCCTTTCGCTTTGACTGTCACTTATTCTTTACTGGCTTCCTTAATCGTGGCATTAACGGTTGTCCCGTTAATGAGTGCAGGATTGCTGAAAAGGACGAAGCTGCCAAAACATCGCCCGGCCAAGCGTTTTACCAAGCTCGTTACTTGGTCACTAAACCATAAATGGGTTGTCTTGATTATTGCTATGCTGTTGTTTGTCGGTTCCATTGGTACATATTTTGCCATGCCAAAAGGGGCGATTGATAATTCTTCAGCAGACTATGTCTCCGTGACATTAACTTATCCAAATGATCAGCCCTATGAAAAAGTGAAGGAAAAAGCGATTGAACTCGAAGAAACGATGCAGGATATGGGTGAAGTAGATAATATTTTCATGCAATTAGGAAACTCTGCAGAATCAGCACAATATGGGGAAGTCACATCACCGACGGAAGCGATTTTCGGCATCCTGGTAAAGGATAAAGCAAATGTAGATTCGATCCTGAAAAAAATGGAAAAGGAACAAGAAAACTATCCTGATGCGAAACTTACGGCACAAGCCTCTTCCTTTATGATGGGGGCATCAAAGACGAACATTACGATAGATGTGGTTGGCAGTAATGTTGAAGATTTGGAACTGACAGCCAATAAGGTAAAAGAAAGTATACAGGATATTAAAGGAATTGAAGAAGTAACAACGAACCAAGACGAAAAGAAAACCATTTATTCATTCAAGGTAGATCCGGCTAAAGGCAATACAGAACAAATCGGTCAACAATTAGGTATCATGCTTAATAAAACGCCTATCGGAAATATAACTTTACAGGATAAGCAGACCCCTGTCGTCCTTGAACCGATCTTAGATCCTAAAAAACCAGAGGATTTAAAAAACATTCCGATCATGACAGATGGCGGTTTAGCCCCAGTGTCAAAGGTCGCTTCTTTAAAGAGCGAGGAGAGTGCAACAACGCAGTTCCATAAAGATGGGGAAACGTATCTTCAATTGAACGCAACGGTCGATCCGGCTAAGCTTTCCGATATTGCAAGTAAAATAAATCTTGAGATATTTGGAGATAAAGAGAAGAACAAAGGACTTGATATTCCGAATGATGTAGATATTCTAGTCGGGGGAGCCAGTGCTCAGCAAACAGATGATTTTTCCGATCTGTTCCTTACGATGTTAATATCGATCGGCATTGTCTTTTTAATCATGGTTATAACATTTAAATCGATCAAAGCACCGATCGCCATTTTATTTTCCTTGCCATTCGCTGCCATTGGAGCGGTATTAGGATTGGTTATCAGCCGAATTCCAGTCGATATTACAGCACTGCTGGGTGCTCTCATGTTAATTGGAGTTGTTGTGACAAACGCGATTGTGCTTCTGGATCGAGTCAAACAAAACGAAGAAAAAATGATTATCCGTGATGCGATCGTCGAAGCGACAGCTACAAGATTCCGTCCG
- the gucD gene encoding alpha-ketoglutaric semialdehyde dehydrogenase GucD: MITTVQTKTYLNYINGEWVASISNEVEKSLNPADNQAIVGYVQKSAKEDLNLAVEAAKKAKDKWRKLAGSERGEYLYKVAHILEKRIDEIAECATREMGKTFAETKGETARGIAILKYYAGEGMRKVGDVIPSTDSSALMFTTRVPLGVVGVITPWNFPIAIPIWKMAPALVYGNTIVVKPATETAITCAKIMECFEEAGLPAGVINMVTGPGSVIGQGIADHEDINGITFTGSNGVGKRIGQAAIARGAKYQLEMGGKNPVIVAADADLNLAVEAVITGAFRSTGQKCTATSRVIVAAEVYEEFKQLLVKETKGISIGDGLDSGTWMGPCASENQLNTVLSYIEKGVEEGAALLTGGKRAEKGTQANGFYVEPTIFDNCTSDMTIVQEEIFGPVIALLKADSVDEALQLANSVEYGLSASIFTANIQHLLSFVNDMEAGLIRVNAESAGVELQAPFGGMKNSSSHSREQGEAAKEFFTSIKTVFVK, encoded by the coding sequence ATGATAACTACAGTTCAAACAAAAACGTATCTTAACTATATTAACGGTGAATGGGTTGCTTCCATTTCAAATGAAGTTGAAAAAAGTTTAAACCCGGCAGATAATCAGGCAATTGTCGGATATGTACAGAAATCTGCCAAGGAAGATTTGAACCTGGCAGTGGAAGCGGCGAAAAAGGCGAAAGATAAATGGCGCAAACTAGCTGGTTCAGAGCGCGGGGAGTATCTATATAAAGTAGCGCATATTCTTGAAAAGCGGATTGATGAAATCGCAGAATGTGCAACACGGGAAATGGGTAAGACCTTTGCGGAAACAAAAGGGGAAACGGCACGCGGTATTGCGATCCTGAAATACTATGCAGGAGAAGGAATGCGTAAAGTGGGGGATGTCATTCCATCCACCGACAGTTCAGCGCTTATGTTCACGACACGTGTCCCGCTTGGTGTAGTGGGTGTCATTACACCTTGGAATTTCCCAATCGCCATCCCGATCTGGAAGATGGCTCCTGCTCTCGTTTATGGGAATACGATTGTGGTGAAGCCAGCCACCGAGACGGCCATCACCTGTGCGAAGATCATGGAGTGTTTTGAAGAAGCCGGTCTACCGGCGGGTGTTATCAATATGGTCACAGGGCCGGGCAGTGTCATCGGGCAGGGCATCGCCGATCACGAAGATATAAACGGCATTACCTTTACCGGCTCAAACGGCGTTGGGAAAAGGATTGGACAAGCGGCGATAGCACGCGGAGCGAAATACCAGCTTGAAATGGGCGGGAAAAACCCGGTCATCGTTGCAGCGGATGCGGATCTAAATCTGGCTGTAGAAGCAGTCATTACCGGCGCGTTTCGCTCGACGGGGCAAAAATGTACCGCGACAAGCCGTGTCATCGTTGCAGCTGAAGTTTATGAAGAGTTCAAGCAGCTGCTGGTGAAAGAAACGAAAGGCATTTCCATCGGGGATGGATTGGATAGCGGGACATGGATGGGACCATGCGCTAGCGAAAATCAATTAAATACGGTTCTTTCTTATATCGAAAAGGGAGTCGAGGAAGGCGCTGCACTTCTAACTGGCGGAAAGCGTGCTGAAAAAGGCACTCAGGCTAATGGCTTTTATGTAGAGCCTACGATTTTTGATAACTGTACGTCAGATATGACAATTGTACAGGAAGAAATCTTTGGTCCGGTGATTGCTTTATTGAAAGCTGATTCAGTTGATGAAGCCCTGCAACTTGCGAACAGCGTCGAATACGGTCTTAGTGCTTCGATTTTTACAGCCAATATCCAACACTTGCTTTCATTTGTTAACGATATGGAAGCCGGATTGATCAGGGTCAACGCTGAGAGCGCAGGCGTTGAATTGCAGGCGCCATTTGGCGGCATGAAAAACTCCAGTTCCCACTCCAGGGAACAAGGAGAAGCAGCAAAAGAGTTTTTTACATCCATTAAAACGGTGTTTGTAAAATAA
- a CDS encoding VOC family protein gives MIRGLYEAHLPVRDLKRSIEFYEGLGLQLDHKIEDNLAFLWIEKDKSWLGLWETEKVEVEYHPSLRHIAFQVSLEDLKSSVAWLEDRGYAPREAFGFKPIEPFVMPHGEYAHAKIHFNDPDGNSLEFISKMENPQKIKNRMYLSEWEQI, from the coding sequence ATGATAAGAGGTTTATATGAAGCACATTTACCGGTTCGTGATTTGAAACGTTCCATCGAATTCTATGAGGGGCTTGGTTTACAGTTAGATCATAAGATTGAAGACAACCTGGCATTTCTATGGATTGAAAAGGACAAAAGTTGGTTGGGGCTTTGGGAAACGGAAAAAGTGGAAGTTGAGTATCATCCCTCCCTACGGCATATCGCTTTTCAAGTATCATTGGAAGATCTAAAGAGCTCAGTCGCATGGCTTGAAGATAGGGGCTATGCGCCAAGAGAGGCTTTTGGATTTAAACCAATAGAACCTTTCGTGATGCCTCACGGGGAATATGCCCACGCTAAAATTCACTTTAATGATCCAGACGGAAACAGTTTGGAGTTTATTAGTAAAATGGAGAATCCCCAAAAAATCAAGAATCGTATGTATTTAAGTGAATGGGAACAGATATAA
- the garD gene encoding galactarate dehydratase, protein MDTKTQLTEVPLYIKVNRLDNVAIVVNTGGLDQGTVFPCGLELKERVPQGHKVALMDIVENEAIIRYGEVIGHAAESISKGCWIDESLVMLPASPDLKELPVANDIPEVLPPLEGYTFQGFRNEDGSVGTKNILGITTSVQCVVGVLDFVVNRIKKELLPRYPNVDDVVAINHNYGCGVAINVPEAVIPIRTIQNLAKHPNFGGEALVVGLGCEKLSPMRINPSGDDSDIISLQDQHGFAGMVQSIIEMAEERLIKLNRRQRETFPVSELVIGTQCGGSDAFSGVTANPAVGYATDLLVRAGATVLFSEVTEVRDAIHLLTPRAVNEEVGRALIKEMDWYDNYLALGDADRSANPSPGNKKGGLANVVEKSLGSIAKSGGSPISGVLAPGEKATEKGLIFAATPASDFVCGTLQLASGMHLQVFTTGRGTPYNLAMASVIKVSTRNTLTEQWKDLIDINAGTIATGEATIEDVGWEMFHLILEVASGKKKTWAEHWGLHNDFALFNPAPIT, encoded by the coding sequence GTGGATACGAAAACGCAGCTGACGGAGGTACCGCTTTATATTAAGGTAAATAGGCTAGACAATGTCGCCATCGTGGTTAATACGGGGGGCCTGGATCAAGGAACCGTTTTCCCTTGTGGGCTTGAATTGAAAGAAAGAGTACCACAAGGCCACAAAGTGGCTTTAATGGATATAGTCGAGAATGAAGCCATCATCCGCTATGGGGAAGTTATCGGCCATGCGGCTGAATCAATCAGTAAGGGATGTTGGATTGACGAGTCATTGGTGATGCTTCCGGCTTCTCCGGATTTAAAGGAATTGCCGGTAGCAAATGATATACCCGAAGTTTTACCCCCGCTTGAAGGTTATACATTTCAGGGATTCCGCAATGAAGATGGCAGTGTTGGAACCAAGAATATATTAGGCATTACAACAAGCGTTCAATGTGTAGTGGGCGTGCTGGATTTCGTCGTGAACCGGATAAAAAAAGAGCTTCTCCCGAGGTATCCCAATGTTGATGATGTTGTCGCCATAAATCACAACTATGGGTGCGGTGTCGCAATCAATGTACCGGAAGCGGTCATTCCCATTCGCACGATACAGAACCTTGCGAAACACCCGAATTTCGGCGGGGAAGCCTTGGTAGTTGGATTGGGGTGTGAAAAACTGTCTCCAATGAGAATAAATCCAAGCGGGGACGATTCAGATATCATTTCCCTTCAGGATCAGCATGGATTTGCGGGAATGGTCCAATCCATTATCGAAATGGCCGAGGAACGTTTAATCAAGTTGAACCGCAGGCAGCGGGAGACGTTTCCGGTTTCCGAATTAGTCATCGGCACGCAGTGTGGAGGAAGTGATGCATTTTCTGGTGTGACAGCTAACCCTGCAGTGGGATATGCTACAGATCTGTTAGTTAGGGCAGGGGCAACCGTTCTATTTTCTGAAGTCACAGAAGTACGGGATGCGATTCATCTATTGACGCCCCGTGCAGTGAATGAAGAAGTGGGGAGAGCGTTAATAAAGGAAATGGATTGGTATGATAACTACCTGGCTTTAGGTGATGCCGATCGAAGTGCCAATCCGTCTCCAGGAAACAAAAAAGGCGGATTGGCCAATGTAGTGGAAAAATCATTAGGCTCCATTGCCAAATCCGGAGGCAGCCCCATTTCAGGCGTACTGGCTCCAGGTGAAAAAGCAACGGAAAAAGGGCTGATTTTTGCAGCTACACCAGCTAGTGACTTCGTTTGCGGAACGCTGCAGCTCGCTTCCGGCATGCACCTTCAAGTTTTTACAACCGGAAGAGGCACACCTTATAACCTGGCAATGGCTTCCGTCATCAAAGTATCTACAAGAAATACATTGACCGAGCAATGGAAAGATCTGATTGATATAAATGCAGGAACTATCGCTACAGGTGAAGCAACCATAGAGGATGTCGGGTGGGAAATGTTTCACCTCATATTGGAAGTGGCCAGCGGTAAAAAGAAAACCTGGGCAGAGCATTGGGGCCTGCATAATGATTTTGCCCTGTTCAATCCTGCGCCAATTACCTAA
- a CDS encoding ASCH domain-containing protein, whose product MNVKAELYWNEFWQGKDEEKPQAVSAWQFGADPDQLAQLVMDGMKTATCSGYVFYEEENEPLPSVGDYSIILSSEDEPLAIIQTVKVEVLPMNEVSEEFAIAEGEGDRTYTYWWEAHEKWLKEQLDKIGHTFKEDMLLVCERFELIHVK is encoded by the coding sequence ATGAATGTCAAAGCGGAATTATATTGGAATGAATTTTGGCAGGGGAAAGATGAAGAAAAACCCCAGGCAGTCAGTGCATGGCAATTCGGGGCTGATCCCGATCAGTTGGCTCAATTAGTGATGGATGGGATGAAAACGGCTACGTGCTCTGGGTATGTTTTTTATGAAGAGGAAAATGAACCATTACCATCCGTAGGTGATTACAGCATTATTTTAAGTAGTGAGGATGAGCCCTTAGCCATCATCCAAACAGTGAAAGTCGAAGTATTGCCCATGAATGAAGTGAGCGAAGAGTTTGCGATTGCAGAAGGGGAAGGAGATCGAACCTATACATACTGGTGGGAGGCTCATGAAAAATGGCTGAAAGAACAATTGGACAAGATCGGGCACACCTTTAAAGAAGATATGCTACTTGTGTGTGAGCGCTTTGAATTGATACATGTAAAGTGA
- a CDS encoding GNAT family N-acetyltransferase, with the protein MVTFRNATVKDLSEIVRMLADDVLGRERERYENPLPESYLKAFASIDADENNELIVACLGEEIVGVQQITFTPYITHQGGWRATIEGVRTASSERGKGIGSKLIQYAIDRARKRGCHIIQLTTDKKREETLRFYERLGFNATHEGMKMKL; encoded by the coding sequence ATGGTAACATTCAGGAATGCGACGGTAAAAGACTTAAGTGAAATAGTACGGATGCTAGCGGATGATGTGTTGGGGAGGGAAAGGGAACGCTATGAAAATCCACTTCCTGAAAGCTATCTAAAAGCATTTGCATCCATTGATGCAGATGAGAATAATGAATTGATCGTAGCATGTCTTGGTGAGGAAATCGTTGGGGTGCAGCAAATCACGTTCACTCCATATATTACCCATCAAGGCGGTTGGAGAGCAACGATCGAAGGGGTTCGGACGGCATCTTCAGAACGAGGGAAAGGCATTGGAAGCAAGTTGATTCAATATGCGATTGACCGTGCCCGGAAGCGGGGCTGCCATATCATTCAGCTGACGACCGATAAAAAGCGGGAAGAAACGCTGCGATTTTATGAACGTTTAGGATTCAACGCCACTCATGAAGGCATGAAAATGAAGCTTTAA
- a CDS encoding polysaccharide deacetylase family protein produces the protein MKKKLTFIGLGIVVVFLLLLGTYKLMNSRTYQVFGGLTDNVETNEKVVALTFDDGPSKNVNQILPLLAKYDVKATFFLIGNEIEKYPEEAGKIAEAGHQIGNHTYSHKRMVFKSPSFIKAEIEKTDKLIQDSGYKGEIDVRPPNGKKIIGLPYYLNENDRETITWNLEPDSYYTTASDKVKYVKENIKPGSIILMHPMYDDTGKELQAIEGILQELTNEGYTFVTVNELQEM, from the coding sequence ATGAAAAAGAAACTGACATTCATTGGATTGGGAATCGTGGTTGTTTTCCTGCTATTACTTGGTACGTATAAATTAATGAATTCGAGAACATATCAGGTATTCGGAGGATTGACGGATAATGTCGAGACGAATGAAAAAGTGGTCGCTTTGACATTTGATGATGGACCATCGAAGAATGTGAATCAGATCCTTCCGTTATTGGCAAAATACGATGTAAAAGCTACTTTCTTCCTGATTGGTAACGAAATCGAAAAATACCCAGAGGAAGCTGGAAAAATAGCGGAAGCAGGACATCAGATTGGGAATCACACATATTCCCACAAGCGAATGGTTTTTAAATCGCCTTCTTTTATCAAGGCGGAAATCGAGAAAACGGATAAATTAATTCAGGACTCCGGATATAAGGGTGAAATTGACGTCCGGCCACCAAACGGGAAAAAAATCATAGGTCTGCCTTATTATTTAAATGAAAATGATAGAGAGACCATTACCTGGAATCTGGAACCAGATAGCTATTACACTACTGCTTCTGACAAAGTGAAGTATGTGAAGGAAAATATAAAACCAGGTTCGATCATCCTGATGCACCCGATGTATGATGATACGGGGAAAGAACTTCAAGCGATTGAAGGGATCTTGCAGGAGTTAACGAACGAAGGGTATACGTTCGTAACGGTCAATGAACTTCAGGAAATGTAG